The following proteins are co-located in the Streptomyces sp. DT2A-34 genome:
- a CDS encoding rhamnogalacturonan lyase B N-terminal domain-containing protein — protein MSGSSNRPVRRRTFVLGTAAAAGTAALSGTASAAAFGWSDDGSNYVVDTGANLVFKVSKTNGDLTSLVYRGTEYQGYGGMNSHIESGLGSSTVSIRQSGSTILISVAYGTLRHYYAARSGENNVYVWTNKADTSVSATRFILRTRPGLFRNDEPDSYTYAPTTIEASDVFRKSDGQTRSKHYSKLRVMDYNYVGWSSGGVGLWIVRSNHEKASGGPFYRSLLRHQSADGGGLYEILYYGQNQTEAQRFGLQGPYVIALTDGGAPSSSLFPGTLTTSWADSLGMSGYVGTSGRGRVAGVGISGRNTAHAYTVGLANSAAQYWGSARSSDGYFSIGGVLPGTYTLTVFKGELAVYTTSVSVTAGGTTTLNTIAIPSSNDPSNATAIWRIGDWNGTPSGFKNADLMTYAHPSDVRAASWTGNVVIGNNETASFPCYLWKDVNSGILVYFRLTAAQAAAAHTLRIGVTTAYANGRPQVSVNGAWTSAIPSPPTQPNTRSLTNGSYRGNNNTFTYSVPASAWQTDTSQYNVLKIDVVSGSGTTGYLSAGTAIDAIDLLA, from the coding sequence ATGTCCGGATCCTCGAACAGACCGGTCCGACGCCGTACCTTCGTGCTCGGCACCGCGGCCGCGGCAGGCACGGCCGCACTGAGCGGCACCGCTTCCGCCGCGGCCTTCGGCTGGAGCGACGACGGCTCGAACTACGTCGTCGACACCGGCGCCAACCTCGTCTTCAAGGTCAGCAAGACCAACGGCGACCTGACCTCGCTGGTCTACCGCGGCACGGAGTACCAGGGCTACGGCGGCATGAACTCGCACATCGAGTCCGGCCTCGGCAGCTCCACCGTGTCGATCAGGCAGTCGGGTTCGACGATCCTGATCTCGGTCGCGTACGGCACGCTGCGGCACTACTACGCGGCCCGCAGCGGCGAGAACAACGTCTACGTGTGGACCAACAAGGCCGACACGTCGGTCTCCGCGACCCGCTTCATCCTGCGCACCCGGCCGGGCCTGTTCCGCAACGACGAGCCCGACTCCTACACCTACGCGCCCACGACCATCGAGGCCTCCGACGTGTTCCGGAAGTCCGACGGCCAGACCCGCTCGAAGCACTACTCGAAGCTGCGCGTCATGGACTACAACTACGTCGGCTGGTCCAGCGGCGGCGTCGGCCTGTGGATCGTGCGCAGCAACCACGAGAAGGCGTCCGGCGGCCCCTTCTACCGCTCTCTCCTCCGTCACCAGAGCGCGGACGGCGGCGGCCTGTACGAGATCCTGTACTACGGCCAGAACCAGACCGAGGCCCAGCGCTTCGGCCTCCAGGGCCCGTACGTCATCGCCCTCACGGACGGCGGGGCGCCCTCCTCGTCGCTGTTCCCGGGCACGCTCACCACGTCGTGGGCGGACTCGCTCGGCATGTCCGGGTACGTCGGCACGAGCGGGCGCGGCCGGGTGGCCGGGGTCGGGATATCCGGGCGGAACACGGCGCACGCGTACACGGTCGGGCTCGCCAACTCGGCGGCGCAGTACTGGGGTTCGGCGCGTTCGTCGGACGGCTACTTCTCGATCGGGGGTGTGCTGCCGGGGACGTACACCCTCACGGTCTTCAAGGGTGAACTCGCCGTCTACACGACCTCGGTGTCGGTCACGGCCGGCGGCACGACCACCCTCAACACGATCGCGATCCCGTCCTCGAACGACCCGAGCAACGCCACCGCGATCTGGCGGATCGGCGACTGGAACGGCACGCCGAGCGGCTTCAAGAACGCCGACCTGATGACGTACGCGCACCCGTCCGACGTCCGGGCCGCCTCCTGGACCGGCAACGTCGTCATCGGCAACAACGAGACGGCGTCCTTCCCCTGCTACCTCTGGAAGGACGTCAACAGCGGGATACTCGTGTACTTCCGACTGACGGCGGCCCAGGCGGCGGCCGCGCACACGCTGCGGATCGGGGTGACGACGGCGTACGCCAACGGCCGGCCCCAGGTGTCGGTCAACGGCGCCTGGACGTCCGCCATCCCCTCCCCGCCCACCCAGCCGAACACCCGGTCGCTGACCAATGGTTCGTACCGGGGCAACAACAACACGTTCACGTACAGCGTGCCGGCGTCCGCCTGGCAGACGGACACCAGCCAGTACAACGTGCTGAAGATCGACGTGGTGAGCGGTTCGGGGACGACGGGCTATCTCAGCGCGGGCACGGCGATCGACGCGATCGACCTGCTCGCCTGA
- a CDS encoding RICIN domain-containing protein has translation MRRAYAVLLALCLALAAALATAGPAQAAPQTITNGTQFTDPSGNPVHAHGGGVIKVGTYYYWFGEHRNADNTFRYVDAYRSTDLKNWEFRNHVLTQSSAAELATANIERPKVMYNASTGKFVMWMHKENGTDYSEARAAVAVSDTVDGNYTWQGSFRPLGQHMSRDITVFVDTDGTGYMASAARENYDLHIYRLTSDYTGIAALVADPWHGGHREAPALFKRGGVYFMLTSGATGWNPNQQQYATATNIAGPWTAMTNIGDSTTYGSQTAYVLPVQGTSTTSYLYMGDRWGNSFGGTVNDSRYVWLPLTFPSSTSMSMSWSPEVTIDTATGSISGTSATYNTLIARHSSKCADVTSQSLWQGAQLKQYDCNGGNNQKYWFKSVGSGYYQLMVRNSSLCVQENANTVTQENCNASSTSQQWSLTTTGSYVNIKSRASGECLDVNGASTANSAAVITYTCNGGTNQQWTRGT, from the coding sequence ATGAGACGTGCGTACGCGGTTCTGCTCGCCCTCTGTCTGGCCCTGGCCGCCGCCCTGGCCACCGCGGGACCGGCCCAGGCGGCACCCCAGACCATCACCAACGGCACCCAGTTCACCGACCCCTCGGGCAACCCCGTGCACGCGCACGGCGGCGGGGTCATCAAGGTCGGCACCTACTACTACTGGTTCGGCGAGCACCGCAACGCCGACAACACCTTCCGGTACGTGGACGCCTACCGCTCCACCGACCTGAAGAACTGGGAGTTCAGGAACCACGTCCTGACCCAGTCGAGCGCCGCGGAGCTGGCCACCGCCAACATCGAGCGCCCGAAGGTCATGTACAACGCCTCCACCGGCAAGTTCGTCATGTGGATGCACAAGGAGAACGGCACCGACTACAGCGAGGCCCGAGCCGCCGTCGCCGTCTCCGACACCGTGGACGGCAACTACACCTGGCAGGGCAGCTTCCGCCCGCTCGGCCAGCACATGTCCCGCGACATCACGGTCTTCGTCGACACCGACGGCACCGGCTACATGGCCTCCGCCGCCCGCGAGAACTACGACCTGCACATCTACCGCCTGACCAGCGACTACACGGGCATCGCCGCCCTGGTCGCCGACCCCTGGCACGGCGGCCACCGCGAGGCCCCGGCTCTCTTCAAGCGGGGCGGCGTCTACTTCATGCTGACGTCCGGCGCCACCGGCTGGAACCCCAATCAGCAGCAGTACGCCACGGCCACCAACATCGCGGGCCCCTGGACGGCCATGACGAACATCGGCGACTCCACGACCTACGGCTCGCAGACCGCGTACGTCCTTCCCGTCCAGGGCACATCGACCACCTCGTACCTCTACATGGGCGACCGCTGGGGCAACTCCTTCGGCGGCACCGTCAACGACTCCCGCTACGTCTGGCTGCCGCTGACCTTCCCCTCCTCGACCTCGATGTCCATGTCCTGGTCCCCGGAGGTCACCATCGACACGGCCACCGGCTCGATCAGCGGCACAAGCGCCACGTACAACACGCTGATCGCCCGGCACTCGTCCAAGTGCGCCGACGTCACCAGCCAGTCGCTGTGGCAGGGCGCCCAGCTCAAGCAGTACGACTGCAACGGCGGCAACAACCAGAAGTACTGGTTCAAGTCGGTGGGCAGCGGCTACTACCAGCTGATGGTCAGGAACAGCTCCCTGTGCGTCCAGGAGAACGCGAACACGGTCACCCAGGAGAACTGCAACGCCTCCTCGACCAGTCAGCAGTGGTCGCTCACCACCACCGGCTCCTACGTGAACATCAAGTCCCGGGCGAGCGGCGAGTGCCTGGACGTGAACGGCGCGTCCACCGCCAACTCCGCCGCCGTCATCACGTACACGTGCAACGGCGGCACGAACCAGCAGTGGACGCGCGGGACATGA
- a CDS encoding glycoside hydrolase family 43 protein, with product MSRADDLPQAPRPSQSPSRRLLLKGAAAAGALTAASAVPGVAHAAAPAAPAASPKAAPYVNPLVQQRADPHIHRHTDGFYYFTATAPEYDRIILRRSRTLNGLTTAAESVIWRAHATGDMGAHIWAPELHRIGGKWYIYFASAPAEDVWKIRIWVLENSHPNPFKGTWVERGQVKTAWETFSLDATTFTHRGTRYLCWAQHEPGMDNNTGLFLSEMANPWTLTGPQVRLSTPEYDWECIGFKVNEGAYVLKRNGRIFLTYSASATDFNYCVGMLTADADSDLMDPANWSKSPTPVFTSNDTTQQYGPGHNCFTVAEDGRTDVLVYHARQYKEIVGDPLNDPNRHTRIQKLGWNPDGTPNFGIPVADTATGTTAEPGAETAKESA from the coding sequence GCTGAAGGGCGCCGCAGCCGCCGGCGCCCTGACCGCCGCCTCTGCCGTCCCCGGTGTCGCCCACGCCGCTGCCCCCGCAGCCCCTGCCGCATCCCCGAAGGCGGCCCCCTACGTGAACCCCCTCGTCCAGCAGCGCGCCGACCCGCACATCCACCGGCACACCGACGGCTTCTACTACTTCACGGCCACCGCCCCCGAGTACGACCGCATCATCCTGCGCCGCTCCCGCACCCTGAACGGCCTGACCACGGCCGCCGAGTCGGTCATCTGGCGGGCCCACGCCACCGGCGACATGGGTGCCCACATCTGGGCGCCGGAGCTGCACCGCATCGGCGGCAAGTGGTACATCTACTTCGCCTCCGCGCCCGCCGAGGACGTGTGGAAGATCCGCATCTGGGTCCTGGAGAACTCCCACCCCAACCCCTTCAAGGGCACCTGGGTGGAGCGGGGCCAGGTCAAGACCGCCTGGGAGACCTTCTCCCTCGACGCCACCACCTTCACCCACCGCGGCACCCGCTATCTCTGCTGGGCGCAGCACGAACCGGGGATGGACAACAACACCGGTCTCTTCCTGTCCGAGATGGCCAACCCATGGACCCTGACCGGGCCCCAAGTGCGGCTGTCCACCCCGGAGTACGACTGGGAGTGCATCGGCTTCAAGGTCAACGAGGGCGCGTACGTCCTCAAGCGCAACGGCCGGATCTTCCTCACCTACTCGGCCTCCGCCACCGACTTCAACTACTGCGTCGGCATGCTGACCGCCGACGCCGACAGCGACCTCATGGACCCGGCGAACTGGTCCAAGTCCCCGACCCCGGTCTTCACCAGCAACGACACCACCCAGCAGTACGGCCCCGGCCACAACTGCTTCACCGTCGCCGAGGACGGCCGCACCGACGTCCTCGTCTACCACGCCCGCCAGTACAAGGAGATCGTCGGCGACCCGCTGAACGACCCCAACCGCCACACCCGCATCCAGAAGCTCGGCTGGAACCCCGACGGCACCCCGAACTTCGGCATACCCGTGGCGGACACGGCGACGGGCACGACCGCCGAGCCGGGTGCCGAGACCGCGAAGGAGAGTGCGTGA